One Campylobacterota bacterium DNA window includes the following coding sequences:
- a CDS encoding diguanylate cyclase → MTKRYTTYKRLIAKTVILSLLASLAVAFVYGIFIKQRAIDDLARVDARKTSRMAFEALYSAMEKGWSKEELDAIIVRLNDVEPDMRINAYRSPIVAELFGDREHDKQAREHDPMVMKAMKGEEILTGDDEIRYLYPIVVKQECLSCHSNAKIGDINGVIDVRFPVANLKISLTTMVNSFIIFFVIFTVLIFAILYFRLNSLLVQPLKQFIGMIQDIIHQNDMGKRVTLKTKILEVKNIESYVNKMLDSIQDYYEKLQHLSDRDYLTGLYNRRKFEEFLSYEIKRSDRHRHKFSVLMIDLDNFKYINDTYGHAAGDVVLKEVTEILGSNLRNADILARIGGDEFAVILPETPYEKGYVVVEKLRSSLENSPISLMYDQIKLTASFGVAEYPEQGENIEALLTGSDLAMYKAKRAGKNTIARADQTDQEMAAEIQKKGEFLRRAIDEGRVEPYVQPIYNVKTNKLFGYEVLARIRDGERVMAAGQFIEVAESLGMACKIDNIVLSKGLAAREEKKLWDIEFFFNLSTNSLFHGNYIEQIKSHYGNDPKKKKHGVTIEILEREAIHNVKGLIEIIEGMKNEGINFALDDFGSGFSSFVYLKYFDAEYVKIDGEFVKNITVNEKDRIFVKHINQIAQEFGKKTIAEYVEDEETLEVLREIGVDYAQGYYYGYPKPI, encoded by the coding sequence GTGACGAAACGGTATACGACCTATAAACGGCTGATCGCAAAGACGGTCATACTTTCACTTTTGGCGAGTCTGGCGGTAGCGTTCGTATACGGTATTTTCATCAAGCAGCGGGCAATTGACGACCTCGCCCGGGTCGATGCCCGCAAAACGAGCCGGATGGCGTTCGAAGCGCTCTATTCGGCGATGGAAAAAGGGTGGAGCAAAGAGGAACTCGACGCGATCATCGTCCGCCTCAACGACGTCGAACCCGACATGCGGATCAACGCCTACCGAAGCCCGATCGTCGCCGAGCTGTTCGGAGACCGAGAACACGACAAACAGGCCAGGGAGCACGATCCGATGGTCATGAAGGCGATGAAAGGCGAAGAGATCCTTACCGGCGACGACGAGATCCGCTACCTCTACCCCATCGTCGTCAAGCAAGAGTGCCTCAGCTGCCATAGCAACGCCAAAATCGGGGACATCAACGGTGTCATCGACGTCCGTTTCCCGGTCGCCAACCTCAAAATCTCCCTGACGACGATGGTCAATTCGTTCATCATCTTTTTCGTTATTTTCACGGTCCTGATTTTCGCCATCCTCTATTTCCGCCTCAATTCGCTGCTGGTTCAGCCCCTGAAGCAGTTTATCGGGATGATTCAGGACATCATCCACCAAAACGACATGGGCAAACGGGTAACCCTCAAAACGAAAATCCTCGAGGTGAAAAATATCGAGAGCTACGTCAACAAAATGCTCGATTCGATCCAGGACTATTACGAAAAGCTTCAGCACCTCTCGGACCGCGACTACCTCACGGGGCTTTACAACCGCCGCAAATTCGAAGAGTTCCTCTCCTACGAGATTAAACGTTCCGACCGCCACCGCCACAAATTTTCGGTATTGATGATCGATCTGGACAACTTCAAATACATCAACGATACTTACGGGCACGCGGCGGGGGACGTCGTCCTCAAAGAGGTGACCGAAATTCTGGGGAGCAATCTCCGCAATGCCGACATTCTCGCCCGGATCGGGGGGGACGAGTTTGCCGTCATCCTCCCCGAAACACCGTACGAGAAGGGGTACGTCGTCGTCGAAAAACTCCGCTCGAGCCTGGAGAATTCGCCCATTTCACTGATGTACGACCAGATCAAGCTGACGGCGAGTTTCGGGGTCGCCGAGTACCCAGAGCAGGGGGAAAACATCGAAGCGCTGCTGACGGGGTCGGATCTGGCGATGTACAAGGCCAAACGGGCGGGGAAAAACACGATCGCCCGCGCCGACCAGACCGATCAGGAGATGGCGGCCGAGATTCAGAAAAAAGGGGAATTCCTCCGCCGCGCGATCGACGAAGGGCGGGTCGAGCCGTACGTTCAGCCCATCTACAACGTCAAGACGAACAAACTCTTCGGGTACGAAGTGCTCGCCCGCATCCGCGACGGCGAACGGGTGATGGCGGCGGGACAGTTCATCGAAGTGGCCGAAAGCCTCGGGATGGCGTGCAAAATCGATAATATTGTCCTCAGCAAAGGGCTTGCGGCGCGGGAAGAGAAAAAGCTGTGGGACATCGAGTTTTTCTTTAACCTTTCGACCAACAGCCTCTTTCACGGCAATTACATCGAACAGATCAAAAGCCATTACGGCAACGATCCCAAAAAGAAAAAGCACGGCGTGACCATCGAGATTCTCGAACGGGAAGCGATCCACAACGTCAAAGGGCTTATCGAGATCATCGAAGGGATGAAAAACGAGGGGATCAATTTCGCCCTGGACGACTTCGGATCGGGATTCTCGTCATTCGTCTATCTTAAATATTTCGATGCCGAGTACGTCAAAATCGACGGCGAATTCGTCAAGAACATCACGGTCAACGAGAAAGACCGCATTTTCGTCAAGCACATCAACCAGATCGCGCAGGAGTTCGGCAAGAAAACGATCGCCGAATACGTCGAGGACGAAGAGACCCTCGAGGTGCTCCGCGAGATCGGGGTCGACTACGCGCAGGGGTATTACTACGGCTATCCCAAGCCGATCTAA
- the kdsB gene encoding 3-deoxy-manno-octulosonate cytidylyltransferase codes for MIIIPARLASTRFPEKVLADIGGLPMVVRTAKRVEHIDRVVVACDDEKILELCAAHGIEARLTSTTHKSGTDRINECAQILDIPNEELIINVQADEPFIETEVLERLYERLNALKAAGEPFVMASCYNAINTETAQDPNLVKVITDVHHNAIYFSRSPIPFNRSGEASYFGHIGIYGFTKKSLHDFCALGEAPLEDIEKLEQLRALYHGKKISMVKVESTGFGIDTVEDLERAKKIFGL; via the coding sequence ATGATTATCATCCCCGCCCGTCTCGCTTCCACCCGATTCCCCGAAAAAGTGCTCGCCGACATCGGAGGTTTGCCGATGGTCGTCCGCACCGCCAAACGCGTTGAGCATATCGACCGCGTCGTCGTCGCGTGCGACGACGAGAAAATCCTCGAACTCTGTGCGGCGCACGGCATCGAAGCCCGCCTCACTTCGACGACCCACAAAAGCGGTACCGACCGCATCAACGAATGCGCCCAGATCCTCGACATCCCGAACGAGGAGCTTATCATCAACGTCCAGGCCGACGAGCCGTTTATCGAAACCGAAGTGCTCGAACGGCTCTACGAACGGCTCAATGCCCTAAAAGCCGCAGGCGAGCCCTTCGTGATGGCCAGCTGCTACAACGCCATCAACACCGAAACCGCGCAGGACCCCAACCTCGTCAAAGTGATCACCGACGTTCACCACAACGCGATCTATTTCTCCCGCAGCCCGATCCCTTTCAACCGCAGCGGCGAAGCCTCCTACTTCGGCCACATCGGGATTTACGGGTTTACGAAAAAGAGCCTGCACGATTTCTGCGCCCTCGGCGAAGCGCCGCTCGAGGACATCGAAAAACTCGAACAGCTCCGCGCCCTCTACCACGGCAAGAAAATCTCGATGGTCAAGGTAGAGAGCACCGGGTTCGGGATCGATACGGTAGAGGATCTGGAACGGGCGAAAAAGATTTTCGGATTATAA
- a CDS encoding DUF2059 domain-containing protein has translation MRLVVMFAIMVSLSISIFADDVNPEKRAEIKKLLTTAKVLESSSKIIDLLGHQMIKDTQAKGVKMTPNLAMGMLEDIKAVYTERFPEFEEMIVVMYSNHFELEDIKEINRFYDTPSGKKLIDKMPVLAVDAMKISAQWAMMLKPDLEKKIKERFETASK, from the coding sequence ATGCGATTGGTTGTTATGTTTGCCATCATGGTCTCTCTTTCGATTTCAATTTTTGCGGATGACGTTAATCCTGAAAAACGTGCTGAGATCAAGAAATTGCTTACGACGGCGAAAGTTCTCGAATCTTCGTCTAAAATCATCGATTTGTTGGGGCATCAAATGATTAAAGATACTCAGGCTAAAGGTGTGAAGATGACACCGAATTTGGCAATGGGGATGCTGGAAGATATCAAAGCGGTCTATACCGAAAGGTTTCCCGAATTTGAAGAAATGATAGTCGTAATGTATTCCAACCATTTTGAGCTGGAAGACATCAAAGAGATCAATCGGTTTTATGATACGCCCTCGGGAAAAAAGCTGATTGATAAAATGCCCGTTTTGGCTGTTGACGCCATGAAAATCAGTGCACAGTGGGCCATGATGCTGAAACCCGATTTGGAAAAGAAGATCAAAGAACGGTTTGAAACGGCCTCTAAATGA
- a CDS encoding Rrf2 family transcriptional regulator: MLMTRASEYALLSLIVLAKAQRALDADTLSRELDISKSFLAKILQSLARKGILNSYKGVNGGFELARACADITVLEVMEAAEGKSPAVFSCSPSADDCPSNKATTCSLWPFLNRLQNKVDGFLGTLTLEAILEE, translated from the coding sequence ATGCTGATGACCCGTGCCAGTGAATATGCCCTTCTTTCGCTCATCGTGCTGGCCAAAGCGCAACGGGCGCTCGACGCCGACACCCTCTCGCGGGAGCTGGACATTTCGAAAAGTTTTCTGGCCAAGATCCTCCAATCACTCGCCCGCAAAGGGATTCTCAACTCCTACAAAGGGGTCAACGGGGGATTCGAACTCGCCCGTGCGTGCGCCGACATCACCGTTCTTGAAGTCATGGAAGCGGCCGAGGGGAAAAGCCCCGCCGTGTTCAGCTGTTCCCCTTCCGCCGACGACTGCCCTTCGAACAAGGCAACCACCTGTTCGCTGTGGCCGTTCCTCAACCGCCTCCAAAACAAAGTCGACGGCTTCCTGGGGACCCTGACCCTCGAAGCGATCCTGGAAGAGTAA
- the rpsO gene encoding 30S ribosomal protein S15, whose product MALDTAKKAQIITQFQKKEGDTGSSEVQIALLTTRINNLTEHLKTFKKDHSSRLGLLKLVGQRRRLMRYLKRTNKESYNKVIAELGIRDNI is encoded by the coding sequence ATGGCTTTGGATACGGCGAAAAAAGCGCAGATTATCACTCAGTTCCAGAAAAAAGAAGGCGACACGGGTTCGAGCGAAGTACAAATCGCTTTGTTGACGACTCGCATCAACAACTTGACAGAGCACCTTAAAACATTCAAAAAAGACCACTCTTCACGTCTTGGTCTTTTGAAACTTGTCGGTCAGCGCCGCCGTTTGATGCGTTACCTCAAACGCACAAACAAAGAGAGCTACAACAAAGTTATCGCAGAACTCGGTATCCGCGACAATATCTAA
- a CDS encoding YkgJ family cysteine cluster protein: MSDLMTREGFCYAFDPSACASCGGNCCTGESGNIFVSVTEIAAIAALLEMEEGEFRRTYLRKEGYRYSLKEVKVNGSFDCVFFSRSRNGCSIYEARPLQCRTFPFWDYFRHRIDELKAECPGIIHD, translated from the coding sequence ATGTCCGATTTAATGACCCGCGAAGGTTTCTGTTACGCGTTCGACCCTTCCGCCTGCGCTTCGTGCGGGGGGAACTGCTGCACGGGAGAGAGCGGCAATATTTTCGTCTCGGTGACCGAGATCGCCGCGATCGCTGCGCTGCTGGAGATGGAAGAAGGGGAGTTCCGCCGTACCTACCTGCGTAAAGAGGGGTATCGCTATTCGCTCAAAGAGGTCAAGGTGAACGGCTCGTTCGACTGCGTGTTTTTCAGCCGTTCACGAAACGGGTGTAGCATATACGAAGCCAGACCGCTGCAGTGCCGGACGTTTCCGTTCTGGGATTATTTCCGCCACCGCATCGACGAGCTCAAAGCCGAATGCCCGGGGATCATCCATGACTAA
- a CDS encoding methyltransferase: MLLYQPDEGYCYNSDSILLYGFISRFAPKGRMLDVGAGCGIVGLLSARDFPRIELEAVEKQEIYAQFARRNAQINGIGYTLHEGDFLEHGPHGSYDWIVSNPPFYHEGVSRSLHPMLHQARYNVHLPIEPFIAKISKLLKSHGEAAICYDARQFVQLCSACESSGLRVVDVQFVHSKSDRPSTLVMFHLKKNSRSLLNVLPPLITFEGEEYSPAVQAIYDKAKAHSIKCPI; this comes from the coding sequence ATGCTCCTTTATCAGCCCGACGAAGGGTATTGCTACAACAGCGATTCGATTCTGCTGTACGGGTTCATTTCCCGGTTCGCTCCCAAAGGGCGGATGCTCGATGTCGGGGCGGGTTGCGGGATCGTCGGGCTGCTCAGCGCGCGCGATTTTCCCCGGATCGAACTCGAAGCGGTCGAAAAACAGGAGATTTACGCCCAATTCGCACGCCGAAACGCGCAGATCAACGGTATCGGCTACACGCTGCACGAGGGGGATTTTCTCGAACACGGCCCGCACGGCAGTTACGACTGGATCGTCTCGAACCCGCCGTTTTATCATGAAGGGGTGTCGCGCAGTCTCCATCCGATGCTCCATCAGGCCCGCTACAACGTTCATCTCCCCATCGAGCCGTTTATCGCGAAAATCTCGAAATTGCTCAAATCGCACGGCGAGGCGGCGATCTGTTACGACGCGCGTCAGTTTGTTCAGCTGTGCAGTGCGTGCGAGAGTTCAGGATTAAGAGTCGTTGATGTACAATTCGTCCATTCCAAAAGCGATCGCCCCAGTACACTGGTGATGTTCCATCTGAAAAAAAACAGCCGGTCGCTTCTGAACGTGCTGCCTCCCCTGATTACGTTCGAGGGAGAGGAATATTCTCCTGCGGTGCAGGCAATTTACGATAAAGCAAAGGCGCACAGTATCAAATGTCCGATTTAA
- the flhA gene encoding flagellar biosynthesis protein FlhA: protein MAKAKNKTPDVKSVLSTLFASRDLSVVFFVMAILAIIIVPLPSGVLDLLLAVVIAMSVLILLISLYIPKPTDLTTFPTLLLIITLFRLALNIATTRMILSHGHEGPEAVSDIITSFGNFVVGGNYVIGIIIFCILVLINFMVITKGSGRVAEVAARFTLDAMPGKQMAIDADLNSGLIDEAEAKRRRAEILQDANFYGAMDGSSKFIKGDAVAGIIITLINIIGGFLIGIFQFDLDVASSAETYTLLTIGDGLVSQVPALIISTATGIMITRASNDEGNFAEGSIKQLMGNARVMIIVGFIMLVFAAVPGLPTLSLGFVGIIFAALGYALHKYEKGELVLTTAPAKKPGAAADEEGAPTAPRKKTNEEIAKEEEAALEDILKIEMLELTLGYQLIRLADSAQGGDLLERIRSMRRKIASDFGFLMPQVRIRDNLHLKPNQYEILLKGVNIGDGIIQPDRFLAMDSGMAVGEIKGEPTKEPAFGLDALWIAPELKEDAIINGYTVVDPATVISTHMSELIKKYAEELLTRQETQALIDKIKNDYPVVIDDLLKVANIGLIQRVFKALLHERVPLKDMITILETIADVCEYTKNVEIITEHVRSKLSRIITQQYAGSDGIIRLLTFDTMSEQKMLEKTTERDGVRQLLLNVGEINNLIQATSAKATELLQKGISPIIIIVDPKLRRPLAEIYERFSLDIITLSHAEIDSNAKFEVLGSISME, encoded by the coding sequence TTGGCAAAAGCGAAAAACAAGACTCCCGACGTCAAAAGCGTCCTCTCGACCCTCTTTGCCTCACGCGACCTTTCCGTCGTCTTTTTCGTCATGGCGATCCTGGCGATCATCATCGTCCCGCTCCCCAGCGGGGTTCTCGACCTGCTGCTCGCCGTCGTCATCGCGATGTCGGTACTGATTTTGCTGATCTCGCTCTACATCCCCAAACCGACTGATCTGACGACTTTTCCGACCCTGTTGCTGATCATCACCCTCTTTCGCCTCGCCCTGAACATCGCGACGACGCGGATGATCCTCAGCCACGGTCACGAGGGTCCCGAAGCGGTCAGTGACATCATCACCAGTTTCGGTAATTTCGTCGTCGGCGGGAACTACGTCATCGGGATCATTATCTTCTGTATCCTCGTACTGATCAACTTTATGGTCATCACCAAAGGTTCGGGGCGCGTCGCCGAAGTCGCAGCCCGCTTCACCCTCGATGCGATGCCCGGTAAACAGATGGCGATCGACGCCGACCTCAACAGCGGCCTGATCGACGAAGCCGAAGCCAAACGCCGCCGTGCCGAGATCTTGCAGGATGCCAACTTTTACGGGGCGATGGACGGTTCGAGCAAGTTTATCAAAGGGGATGCGGTCGCGGGGATCATCATCACCCTCATCAACATCATCGGCGGCTTCCTGATCGGAATTTTCCAGTTCGATCTCGACGTCGCCTCCAGCGCCGAAACCTATACCCTCCTCACCATCGGTGACGGTCTGGTGTCGCAGGTCCCCGCGCTGATCATCTCGACCGCGACGGGTATCATGATCACCCGTGCTTCGAACGACGAGGGGAATTTCGCCGAAGGCAGCATCAAGCAGCTCATGGGGAATGCCCGCGTCATGATCATCGTCGGATTCATCATGCTGGTGTTCGCCGCCGTTCCGGGGCTTCCGACCCTCTCGCTCGGTTTTGTCGGGATCATCTTTGCCGCGTTGGGCTATGCGCTGCACAAATACGAAAAAGGGGAACTCGTCCTCACCACCGCTCCGGCCAAAAAACCGGGTGCCGCCGCCGATGAAGAGGGAGCTCCCACAGCACCGCGCAAAAAGACCAACGAAGAGATCGCCAAAGAAGAGGAGGCGGCCCTCGAAGACATCCTCAAAATCGAGATGCTCGAGCTCACCCTGGGCTACCAGCTCATCCGCCTCGCCGACAGTGCGCAGGGAGGGGACCTGCTCGAGCGGATCCGCTCGATGCGGCGGAAAATCGCCTCGGATTTCGGCTTTTTGATGCCGCAGGTCCGGATCCGCGACAACCTCCACCTCAAACCCAACCAGTACGAGATCCTCCTCAAAGGGGTCAACATCGGCGACGGCATCATCCAGCCCGACCGGTTTCTCGCGATGGACAGCGGGATGGCCGTAGGGGAGATCAAAGGGGAACCGACCAAAGAGCCCGCCTTCGGTCTCGACGCCCTGTGGATCGCTCCCGAGCTCAAAGAAGACGCGATCATCAACGGCTATACCGTCGTCGATCCCGCAACGGTCATTTCGACCCACATGAGCGAACTGATCAAAAAATACGCCGAAGAGCTCCTCACCCGCCAGGAGACCCAGGCGCTCATCGACAAGATCAAAAACGACTACCCGGTCGTCATCGACGATCTTCTCAAAGTGGCGAACATCGGCCTTATCCAGCGGGTTTTCAAAGCGCTGTTGCATGAGCGTGTACCGCTGAAAGACATGATCACGATCCTCGAAACGATTGCCGACGTCTGCGAGTACACGAAAAACGTCGAAATCATCACCGAACACGTCCGCTCCAAACTCTCGCGGATCATCACCCAGCAGTACGCGGGGTCGGACGGCATCATCCGGTTGCTCACCTTCGATACGATGAGCGAGCAGAAAATGCTCGAAAAAACGACCGAACGCGACGGCGTGCGCCAGCTGCTCCTCAACGTGGGCGAGATCAACAACCTCATCCAGGCCACGAGCGCCAAGGCGACCGAACTGCTCCAAAAAGGGATCTCGCCGATCATCATCATCGTCGATCCCAAGCTCCGCCGTCCGCTAGCCGAGATTTACGAGCGGTTCAGCCTCGACATCATCACCCTCTCCCACGCCGAAATCGACTCGAACGCGAAATTCGAAGTCCTCGGTTCCATTTCGATGGAATGA
- a CDS encoding phosphoesterase — MTKTFHHLSHIDLDGYSCQLVMAQTPHTMISYNANYGAEVMDRLEEIIESLKKNKQEATILITDLNLYPEEAKWLNNEVNRLNDNGWNVTITLLDHHGSGKETAAQYPWYFLDTERCATKITYDYACEHYGLERGGWLEAFVSVVNAVDLWKQNEEADFEYGKVCMRLISEARELSRVMFAAEDRVYKLALLEQAALMRELPNAPIVLDEALHKMKKEFFKDGVDNTLDNLSTKYIVALLGTKRSVMTIYYKGWRGFLSYGLGNTSIIGNGFLTEYPDYDFIVDVGTRGTMSLRGHNRVDVAAMAGEWVGGGGHPNAAGGRIQGFKEQFRYDKVKLQMEDMLAHKEAMPGKLPHKTEE; from the coding sequence ATGACTAAAACTTTTCACCACCTTTCCCACATCGATCTGGACGGCTACAGCTGCCAGCTCGTGATGGCACAGACACCGCACACGATGATCAGCTACAACGCCAACTACGGCGCGGAGGTGATGGACCGCCTCGAAGAGATCATCGAAAGCCTCAAAAAAAACAAGCAGGAAGCGACGATCCTGATCACCGACCTCAACCTCTATCCCGAAGAAGCCAAATGGCTCAATAATGAGGTAAACCGCCTCAACGACAACGGTTGGAACGTGACAATTACCCTCCTCGATCATCACGGCAGCGGAAAAGAGACGGCGGCGCAGTACCCGTGGTATTTTCTCGACACCGAGCGGTGCGCCACGAAAATCACCTACGACTACGCGTGCGAACACTACGGCCTCGAGCGTGGCGGCTGGCTCGAAGCTTTCGTCAGCGTCGTCAACGCCGTCGATCTGTGGAAACAGAACGAAGAGGCCGATTTCGAATACGGCAAGGTGTGCATGCGCCTCATCTCCGAAGCGCGTGAACTGAGCCGCGTCATGTTCGCCGCCGAAGACCGCGTCTACAAACTCGCCCTCCTGGAACAGGCCGCGCTGATGCGCGAGTTGCCAAACGCCCCCATCGTCCTGGACGAAGCGCTCCACAAAATGAAAAAAGAGTTTTTCAAAGACGGCGTCGACAACACCCTCGACAACCTCTCGACCAAATACATCGTGGCGTTGCTGGGGACCAAGCGTTCCGTCATGACGATCTATTACAAAGGGTGGCGCGGATTTTTGAGCTACGGCCTCGGGAATACGTCGATCATCGGGAACGGCTTTTTGACCGAATATCCCGATTACGATTTTATCGTCGACGTCGGGACACGCGGTACAATGAGCCTGCGTGGCCACAACCGTGTCGACGTCGCCGCGATGGCGGGCGAATGGGTCGGCGGCGGCGGACACCCCAACGCGGCGGGCGGACGTATTCAGGGGTTCAAGGAACAGTTCCGCTACGACAAAGTGAAGCTCCAAATGGAAGACATGCTCGCCCACAAAGAGGCGATGCCCGGAAAACTCCCCCATAAAACCGAAGAATAA
- the trpC gene encoding indole-3-glycerol phosphate synthase TrpC yields MILDDIIRKTKEDLKEREAAFSMEWLGRSLAFNARAPRDVRAFLTSTPEEPYRIISEVKKASPSKGVIREDFDPLAIAQAYERGGANAISVLTEPHFFQGSLDYLAEIRRYVSIPLLRKDFIVSKYQLLEALVYGADFVLLIAAALSKSELKELLAYTRHLGMEALVEIHDKAELTKAIYAGADIIGINHRNLQTFEMNMNLSYDLIPLIPNGKIIVAESGIYEHGQLEDLNKAGVDAFLVGESLMRQDDVETALRTLKNG; encoded by the coding sequence ATGATTTTAGATGACATCATCCGAAAAACCAAAGAGGACCTCAAGGAACGTGAGGCCGCTTTCAGCATGGAGTGGCTGGGGAGATCGCTCGCGTTCAACGCCCGCGCACCCCGCGACGTCCGCGCCTTTCTCACCTCGACCCCCGAGGAACCCTACCGGATCATCTCGGAAGTGAAAAAGGCCAGCCCGTCCAAAGGGGTGATCCGTGAAGATTTCGATCCCCTCGCGATTGCGCAGGCGTATGAGCGCGGCGGGGCGAATGCCATTTCGGTTCTGACCGAACCCCACTTTTTTCAGGGCAGCCTCGACTATCTCGCCGAGATCCGCCGCTACGTCAGCATTCCGCTGCTGCGCAAAGATTTCATCGTTTCGAAATACCAGCTGCTCGAAGCGCTCGTCTACGGTGCCGACTTCGTGTTGCTGATCGCCGCGGCGCTCTCCAAAAGCGAGCTCAAAGAGCTGCTGGCCTATACCCGCCATCTGGGGATGGAAGCGCTCGTCGAGATCCACGACAAAGCCGAACTGACCAAGGCGATCTATGCGGGGGCCGACATCATCGGGATCAACCACCGCAACCTTCAGACGTTCGAGATGAACATGAACCTCTCCTACGATCTCATCCCGTTGATCCCCAACGGCAAAATCATCGTCGCCGAAAGCGGCATCTACGAACACGGACAGCTCGAAGATCTGAACAAAGCGGGGGTGGACGCTTTCCTCGTCGGCGAATCCCTGATGCGCCAGGACGACGTCGAAACGGCGTTGCGAACCCTCAAAAACGGCTGA